The Anastrepha ludens isolate Willacy chromosome 2, idAnaLude1.1, whole genome shotgun sequence genome contains a region encoding:
- the LOC128855310 gene encoding zinc finger protein 830 isoform X2, producing MGRHTESRLKLATRIKVTETEHKVDSKLAKTNANGHIECIICKVTVKSATLWKVHINSKTHKERISLVKQIKSTFKGGPATEAASKPATKIAAKIAEKPSECIGTQKILPKTVTPPTPSTPTTTVPSPEKSSTNKIDTLLPEKFFDDPVKDAKIRNAEYKDPLTDEWERFQREIREASSVSVAIIAGEQIESAFDRDIDEINDQMKHWSRYMNLEARKGALGGTKDEQPETHSSDENESDDDATTEFSDWRSKSFI from the coding sequence ATGGGACGACACACGGAAAGTCGTTTAAAATTAGCGACAAGAATAAAAGTAACGGAAACGGAGCATAAAGTTGATTCGAAATTAGCCAAAACAAATGCGAATGGCCATATAGAATGCATTATCTGCAAAGTAACAGTGAAGTCAGCCACCTTATGGAAGGTGCATATCAACTCAAAGACGCACAAGGAGCGCATATCGCTTGTAAAACAGATAAAATCGACATTTAAAGGCGGGCCGGCAACTGAAGCTGCTTCAAAACCTGCAACTAAAATTGCTGCTAAAATAGCGGAGAAACCAAGTGAATGCATAGGAACACAGAAAATATTACCAAAGACAGTTACACCTCCAACACCTTCAACACCTACAACAACAGTTCCTTCACCAGAAAAATCATCCACAAATAAAATCGATACGCTGTTGCCCGAAAAGTTCTTTGACGATCCCGTTAAAGATGCGAAGATTCGTAATGCAGAATACAAAGACCCGCTAACTGACGAATGGGAACGTTTTCAACGCGAAATCAGAGAGGCTTCCTCCGTATCTGTGGCAATTATTGCAGGAGAACAAATCGAATCTGCGTTTGATCGTGATATAGATGAAATCAATGACCAAATGAAACATTGGTCTAGATATATGAATCTTGAAGCGCGAAAAGGCGCACTCGGTGGCACCAAAGACGAGCAACCTGAAACCCATAGTTCTGATGAAAACGAAAGTGATGACGATGCAACAACTGAATTCTCTGATTGGCGTTCTAAGtcatttatttaa